From the genome of Triticum aestivum cultivar Chinese Spring chromosome 3B, IWGSC CS RefSeq v2.1, whole genome shotgun sequence, one region includes:
- the LOC123069874 gene encoding uncharacterized protein: protein MGSVGGEEEFPAGVMGADAEVGALVWVRRRNGSWWPGRILGQDELPENCVVPPRSAGTPIKLLGRPDGSIDWYNLEKSKRVKAFRCGEYEECIEKAKNLARQQKRTYNEGKYVRREDAIMHALEIERSRFPDEDEMDDVMCASENRYSANSRNIGGASRISSHVERGLYDIEENSAQGLSEASTFFKLPQNISSSSTRYASSSRKKRKASNKFEDDTVKGFRRMRDLIGSNRTPKRKSSAGSFSHGYHDLPHLESGPSFGYELPSTNGINKNKQSHSLTKRKRSNIGQAYENSRKKDKRRPLSKLCKDSAVKVPTYWDASGQSSVQSPGHKLSNVFESNWGGFSLPGNLNCSYSSGTSSVETLADALCTSRSGATKASKLKEAEVFDGTGFLSDGCSDDDEFLDAHRTMEDDVTAEGHLHTHGSCASVKDETLKGKTQITDYSREHIPLLRDNTSSKKKNIQVTPVSCNMDESLMVERYGRTIKCKEQDEDVTGLDARVGSASDPGSSMKFVLVPPDDGAGIMGQQYYESGPEHDESFETLSNHSHSEKVGAASPYYGSPLKVILPEQKPDMKSTRCHVVKPMKSVQADYKLYDVELAVEGTYKGHRAPLVSLTSKWNRKPVMGFPVPVVVLDDSCPVESRDNHHLAKNSLTHLLKRSEVAEPRQPRSSHSSKSKLCGRKKVSEHDMDKSWRPHTKKSASSPRKMRRLSSFGSSRRESANRNTVVRKIGGPTIACIPVRLVFSRINEALSFQVRSENTS, encoded by the exons ATGGGAAGCGTCGGTGGAGAGGAGGAGTTCCCCGCCGGCGtgatgggggcggacgcggaggtgGGGGCGCTAGTCTGGGTGCGCCGCCGCAACGGATCCTGGTGGCCCGGCCGGATCCTTGGTCAGGACGAGTTACCCGAGAACTGTGTGGTTCCACCGCGCTCTGCAGGCACACCCATCAAGCTCCTCGGCCGCCCGGACGGCAGCAT TGACTGGTATAATCTCGAGAAATCTAAGCGTGTGAAGGCATTCCGGTGTGGTGAGTATGAAGAGTGTATAGAAAAAGCAAAAAATTTGGCTCGCCAGCAAAAGAGGACCTACAATGAAGGAAAGTATGTTCGCAGGGAGGATGCCATTATGCACGCCCTTGAAATAGAAAGATCTCGCTTTCCAGATGAAGATGAGATGGACGATGTTATGTGTGCATCTGAGAACAGATATTCTGCAAACTCTAGAAACATAGGTGGAGCCAGCAGAATATCTTCTCACGTTGAAAGGGGTCTGTATGATATTGAAGAAAACTCAGCTCAAGGTTTATCTGAAGCGTCAACATTTTTCAAGCTGCCACAAAATATATCCTCTTCAAGTACTAGGTATGCTTCATCGTCAAGGAAGAAACGGAAGGCATCAAACAAATTTGAGGATGACACAGTTAAAGGATTCCGGCGTATGAGAGACCTTATTGGATCAAACAGGACGCCCAAACGGAAGTCAAGTGCTGGTTCTTTTTCACATGGGTATCATGATTTACCTCATCTTGAAAGTGGGCCAAGCTTTGGCTATGAGTTGCCTAGCACAAATGGAATAAACAAAAATAAGCAGTCTCATTCGTTGACAAAAAGGAAACGCTCCAATATTGGTCAAGCTTATGAAAATTCAAGAAAGAAAGATAAGCGACGTCCTTTGTCAAAGTTATGTAAAGATTCAGCAGTGAAAGTTCCAACATATTGGGACGCTTCAGGACAGTCTTCTGTCCAGTCCCCTGGACATAAACTGTCGAATGTGTTTGAATCAAATTGGGGGGGATTTTCTTTGCCAGGAAATTTAAATTGTTCTTACAGCTCGGGCACTTCAAGTGTGGAGACTTTAGCAGATGCCTTATGTACTAGTCGCAGTGGTGCTACCAAAGCTTCTAAACTAAAGGAAGCTGAAGTCTTCGACGGGACTGGGTTTCTTAGTGATGGCTGCTCTGATGATGATGAGTTTCTTGATGCTCACCGTACTATGGAGGATGATGTCACAGCAGAAG GCCATTTGCACACACATGGATCGTGTGCATCTGTAAAGGATGAGACCTTAAAAGGCAAGACACAAATTACTGACTATAGCAGAGAACACATACCCTTACTTCGTGATAATACAAGTTCCAAGAAGAAAAACATACAGGTAACTCCAGTAAGCTGCAACATGGATGAAAGTTTGATGGTGGAACGGTATGGAAGGACAATAAAATGCAAGGAACAAGATGAAGATGTTACTGGGTTGGATGCACGAGTCGGAAGTGCTAGTGATCCTGGGAGTAGCATGAAATTTGTGCTGGTTCCTCCAGATGATGGTGCTGGCATTATGGGGCAACAATATTATGAAAGCGGACCCGAGCATGATGAATCATTTGAAACTCTAAGCAACCATTCACACTCTGAAAAGGTTGGGGCAGCATCCCCATATTATGGGTCACCGCTTAAAGTAATACTGCCTGAGCAGAAACCTGATATGAAATCTACAAGATGCCATGTGGTAAAGCCAATGAAGAGTGTACAAGCAGACTATAAACTTTATGATGTTGAGTTGGCAGTCGAAGGAACCTACAAGGGCCACCGTGCACCTCTTGTTTCTCTGACAAGTAAATGGAACCGTAAACCTGTTATGGGGTTTCCTGTACCTGTTGTTGTTTTGGATGATAGTTGCCCTGTGGAAAGTAGAGACAATCACCATCTGGCAAAGAACAGTCTTACCCACTTGCTAAAGAGGAGCGAAGTTGCAGAACCGCGCCAGCCAAGATCGTCACATTCATCTAAATCAAAACTTTGTGGCCGTAAAAAGGTCTCGGAGCATGATATGGATAAGTCCTGGCGGCCACATACCAAGAAATCAGCATCTTCACCAAGGAAAATGCGCAGGCTCTCATCTTTTGGCAGCAGCCGTAGAGAAAGCGCAAACAGAAATACTGTAGTTCGGAAAATTGGCGGGCCAACTATTGCGTGCATCCCGGTTCGACTTGTTTTCAGTAGGATCAATGAGGCATTAAGCTTTCAAGTGAGATCAGAGAACACTAGCTGA